Proteins from a single region of Scatophagus argus isolate fScaArg1 chromosome 23, fScaArg1.pri, whole genome shotgun sequence:
- the LOC124054919 gene encoding inactive protein tyrosine kinase pTKL-like isoform X2 → MTSPPPTDTRLLSSSSSPSPPRHSLQSAELQAEFLQEYRKKILSRRDISESSVSSSPASPSCSPSPLSSPASPSCSPSPLSSPASPSCSPSPLSSPSSPGPSTSSSSSPCYNSRQARLSLSSPELLSELKDSRTRSLRHVPKHNGLTTVFSGRGRGGRGRQASGPTPSTQPANQRTSS, encoded by the exons ATGACGTCTCCTCCGCCGACAGACACTCGGCTCCTGTCCTCTTCGTCGTCTCCGTCTCCTCCTCGTCACAGTCTGCAAagtgcagagctgcaggcagAGTTTCTACAAG AGTACCGGAAAAAAATTCTGTCTCGCCGTGACATCAGCGAATCCAgtgtctcctcctcccccgccAGTCCCTCCTgctccccctcccctctgtcctcccctGCCAGTCCCTCCTgctccccctcccctctgtcctcccctGCCAGTCCCTCCTgctccccctcccctctgtcctccccCAGCAGTCCCGGCCCCTCCAcgtcctcttcatcttctccctGCTACAACAGCAGACAAG CCCGTCTGTCCCTGTCCAGCCCTGAGCTCCTGTCTGAGCTGAAGGACTCGAGGACACGCTCCCTCCGGCATGTCCCCAAACACAACGGACTGACCACCGTCTTCTCtggacgaggacgaggagggcGAGGGCGACAG gCCTCTGgccccaccccctccacacaaccagccaatcagaggactTCATCCTGA
- the LOC124054919 gene encoding flocculation protein FLO11-like isoform X1, translated as MCVSVWGRAELHRLCPDCWKSSSSGRQTRSCGLMTVRESELRGLGVSFDSRTRDWTPTGARNQTDSMTSPPPTDTRLLSSSSSPSPPRHSLQSAELQAEFLQEYRKKILSRRDISESSVSSSPASPSCSPSPLSSPASPSCSPSPLSSPASPSCSPSPLSSPSSPGPSTSSSSSPCYNSRQARLSLSSPELLSELKDSRTRSLRHVPKHNGLTTVFSGRGRGGRGRQASGPTPSTQPANQRTSS; from the exons atgtgtgtgagtgtgtggggcagagcagagctgcacagaCTTTGTCCCGACTGCTGGAAGTCGTCGTCGTCGGGCCGTCAGACGAGGAGCTGCGGTCTCATGACAGTCAGAGAGTCCGAACTGAGAGGACTGGGAGTCTCCTTTGACAGCAGGACACGTGACTGGACGCCGACTGGAGCCAGAAACCAG ACGGACAGCATGACGTCTCCTCCGCCGACAGACACTCGGCTCCTGTCCTCTTCGTCGTCTCCGTCTCCTCCTCGTCACAGTCTGCAAagtgcagagctgcaggcagAGTTTCTACAAG AGTACCGGAAAAAAATTCTGTCTCGCCGTGACATCAGCGAATCCAgtgtctcctcctcccccgccAGTCCCTCCTgctccccctcccctctgtcctcccctGCCAGTCCCTCCTgctccccctcccctctgtcctcccctGCCAGTCCCTCCTgctccccctcccctctgtcctccccCAGCAGTCCCGGCCCCTCCAcgtcctcttcatcttctccctGCTACAACAGCAGACAAG CCCGTCTGTCCCTGTCCAGCCCTGAGCTCCTGTCTGAGCTGAAGGACTCGAGGACACGCTCCCTCCGGCATGTCCCCAAACACAACGGACTGACCACCGTCTTCTCtggacgaggacgaggagggcGAGGGCGACAG gCCTCTGgccccaccccctccacacaaccagccaatcagaggactTCATCCTGA
- the znhit1 gene encoding zinc finger HIT domain-containing protein 1, which produces MVLEKKGSARVEAGQRRVLDEATRQRRLTRQLEALEKDNFQDDPLSSLPPPGPTARLPAFSETEEPEKKKRKTRGDHFKQRFRKNFTTLLEEENLSEKPEPNYLSAAAPPSSLPPRHFCCVCGFPSHYTCTTCGGRYCSSKCLCTHRETRCLKWTL; this is translated from the exons ATGGTGCTGGAGAAGAAAGGTTCAG ctcgGGTGGAGGCCGGCCAGCGCAGAGTTTTGGATGAAGCCACCCGTCAGAGGAGACTGACGAGGCAGCTGGAGGCTCTGGAGAAAGACAacttccag GACGaccctctttcctccctccctccgccGGGTCCGACTGCCCGTCTGCCTGCCTTCAGTGAGACAGAAGAACCAG agaagaagaagaggaagacgaggggCGATCACTTCAAGCAGCGTTTCAGGAAAAACTTCACCAccctgctggaggaggag AACCTGTCGGAGAAGCCAGAGCCGAACTACCTGTCTGCCGCTGCCCCgccctcctctctgcccccccgTCACTTCTGCTGCGTCTGCGGGTTCCCCTCTCActacacctgcaccacctgcGGGGGGCGCTACTGCAGCAGCAAGTGTCTGTGTACACACCGAGAGACCAG gtgtCTGAAGTGGACACTCTAA
- the plod3 gene encoding multifunctional procollagen lysine hydroxylase and glycosyltransferase LH3: MSSCRLLCLLALVFLHTSVSAEPRRIPPENLLVVTAATEETDGFNRFMTTAREFNYTVKVLGLGEEWRGGDVARTVGGGQKVRWLKKELLKHSDKADMVIMFVDSYDVIFASGPEELLYKFSRLGHRVVFSAEGFCWPDQRLASKYPQVHSGKRYLNSGGFIGFAPELSTIIQQWKYKDNDDDQLFYTRIYLDKTQRTKFNMTLDHRSRIFQNLNGAVEEVVLKFERARVRVRNVAYDTLPVVIHGNGPTKLQLNYLGNYVPTAWTFENGCGNCDDDLLFFSDTPDEELPLVYVGVFIEHATPFMEEFLDRLTTLNYPTDRIRLFIHNNVVYHERHIQRFWERHRVLFPNAVLVGPEENLQEAKARNMAVEACKKDPECDYYFSIDSDVALTNSDTLRILMEENKSVIAPMLSKHGKLWSNFWGALSPEGFYSRSEDYIEIVQGKRIGLWNVPYITQAYLIKGSLLRSKLSQVSLYVDEEMDPDMVFCRSIRDQGVFMFVSNRDEFGRLVTSSSFNTSRLHPDMWQIFDNPVDWREKYIHENYSRIFEDQKSFVEQPCPDVYWFPAFSDKMCDHLVETMEHHDGWSGGSHKDERLAGGYENVPTVDIHMNQIGFEKEWLKFLREYIVPVTEKLYPGYYPKAQAIMNFVVRYRPDEQPSLRPHHDSSTFTVNIALNSKGIDYEGGGCRFLRYDCKVESPRKGWSFMHPGRLTHYHEGLPTTRGTRYIMVSFVDP, from the exons ATGTCTTCCTGCCGTCTTCTCTGCCTGCTGGCTCTCGTCTTCCTCCACACCTCCGTGTCAGCCGAACCGCGCAGGATCCCCCCAG aaaatcTGCTGGTGGTCACTGCAGCAACAGAGGAAACTGACGGGTTCAACCGCTTCATGACGACGGCCAGAGAGTTCAACTACACTGtgaag GTGCTCGGTCTGGgggaggagtggaggggggGTGATGTTGCTCGGACGGTGGGTGGAGGTCAGAAGGTCAGATGGTTGAAGAAGGAGCTGCTCAAACACTCCGACAAGGCGGACATGGTCATCATGTTCGTGGACAG TTATGACGTGATCTTCGCGTCGGGTCCGGAGGAGCTGCTGTACAAGTTCTCCCGTCTGGGCCACCGAGTGGTCTTCTCAGCCGAGGGCTTCTGCTGGCCCGACCAGAGGCTGGCCTCCAAATACCCACAGGTGCATTCTGGGAAACGCTACCTCAACTCAGGAG gGTTCATCGGCTTCGCTCCGGAGCTCAGTACGATCATCCAGCAGTGGAAGTACAAAGACAACGATGATGACCAGCTGTTCTACACCAGAATCTACCTGGACAAGACTCAGAgg ACCAAATTCAACATGACTCTGGACCATCGATCCAGAATCTTCCAGAATCTGAACGGAGCTGTTg AGGAAGTCGTCTTGAAGTTTGAGAGGGCGAGAGTCCGCGTGCGGAATGTTGCCTATgacacacttcctgttgtgATCCATGGCAACGGACCCACCAAG ctgCAGTTGAACTACCTGGGTAACTACGTTCCCACCGCGTGGACCTTTGAGAACGGCTGTGGGAACTGCGATGACGACCTGCTGTTCTTCAGCGACACACCT gacgAGGAGCTGCCTCTGGTGTACGTCGGCGTGTTCATCGAGCACGCGACTCCCTTCATGGAGGAGTTCCTGGACCGGCTGACGACTCTGAACTACCCGACCGACAGGATCCGCCTCTTCATCCACAACAAC GTCGTGTACCACGAGCGCCACATCCAGAGGTTCTGGGAGCGTCACAGAGTCCTGTTCCCCAACGCCGTGCTGGTCGGCCCCGAGGAGAACCTGCAGGAGGCCAAGGCCAGGAACATGGCGGT cgaGGCGTGTAAGAAGGATCCTGAGTGTGATTACTACTTCAGCATCGACTCCGACGTGGCCTTAACGAACTCCGACACACTCAGGATACTGATGGAGGAGAACAA gtccGTCATTGCTCCCATGTTGTCCAAACACGGTAAGCTGTGGAGTAACTTCTGGGGCGCCCTGAGTCCTGAGGGATTCTACTCCAGATCTGAGGACTACATCGAGATCGTCCAGGGGAAGAGGat agggcTGTGGAACGTCCCCTACATCACTCAGGCCTACCTGATCAAAGGCAGCTTGCTGCGGTCCAAGCTGTCCCAGGTGAGCCTGTACGTGGACGAGGAGATGGACCCTGACATGGTGTTCTGCAGGAGCATCAGAGACCAG GGCgtcttcatgtttgtgtccaaCCGCGACGAGTTCGGCCGCCTGGTGACCTCGTCCAGCTTCAACACGTCCAGACTCCACCCGGACATGTGGCAGATCTTTGACAACCCTgtg gacTGGAGGGAGAAGTACATCCATGAGAACTACTCCAGGATTTTTGAGGACCAGAAGAGTTTTGTGGAGCAG CCCTGTCCAGATGTCTACTGGTTTCCGGCCTTCTCGGACAAGATGTGCGACCACCTGGTGGAGACCATGGAGCACCACGATGGCTGGTCTGGAGGGTCCCACAAG GACGAGCGTCTCGCCGGCGGTTACGAGAACGTCCCCACGGTGGACATCCACATGAACCAGATCGGCTTCGAGAAGGAGTGGCTCAAATTCCTCCGAGAGTACATCGTCCCCGTCACCGAGAAACTCTACCCTGGATACTACCCCAAG gctcaGGCCATCATGAACTTTGTGGTTCGTTACCGTCCTGACGAGCAGCCGTCCCTGCGGCCGCATCACGACTCGTCGACCTTCACCGTCAACATCGCCCTGAACAGCAAGGGCATCGACTatgag ggTGGAGGCTGCAGGTTCCTGCGTTACGACTGTAAGGTGGAGTCTCCCAGGAAGGGCTGGTCCTTCATGCACCCCGGCCGGCTGACCCACTACCACGAGGGCCTGCCCACCACCAGGGGGACCAGATACATCATGGTGTCCTTCGTGGACCCGTag
- the LOC124054922 gene encoding cytochrome b5 domain-containing protein 1: MQTRRFFTPDEVAAHNTADDLWVSFLGKVCDLTPLMNQYQGDILLLPIMECAGKDVSHWFDPETKDVLRYVDPLTNCSRYYTPRGRFVHVPPAGPRSDWASDIGQPWWRDDRYVVGRLSAKTRWIRVINTLTSQEQRLQVCSEETLDEVLQRYLPYNSHARSYTWKYDGASLDMSRTLSENNVLDNDHELQQLRLDRDLFTPAILLHFNDDLTEG; this comes from the exons ATGCAGACTCGGAGGTTCTTCACCCCTGATGAGGTGGCCGCTCACAACACCGCTGACGACCTGTGGGTGTCGTTTCTGGGCAAAGTGTGTGACCTGACCCCCCTGATGAACCAGTACCAAG GtgacatcctcctcctccccatcaTGGAGTGTGCCGGGAAGGATGTCAGCCACTGGTTTGACCCGGAGACCAAAGAC GTGCTGAGGTATGTGGATCCACTGACTAACTGCAGCAGGTACTACACCCCCAGGGGGCGCTTCGTGCACGTCCCCCCCGCCGGTCCTCGCTCCGACTGGGCCAGTGACATCGGCCAGCCCTGGTGGAGGGACGACCGCTACGTGGTGGGACGGCTGTCCGCCAAGACCAGGTGGATACGAGTCATCAACACGCTGACGTCGCAGGAGCAGCGACTGCAG gTGTGTTCAGAGGAGACTCTGGATGAGGTCCTCCAGCGTTACCTGCCCTACAACTCTCACGCCCGCAGCTACACCTGGAAGTATGACGGAGCGAGTCTGGACATGAGCAGGACGCTCAGCGAGAACAACGTCCTCGACAACGACCACGAGCTCCAGCAGCTCCGACTGGACCGAGACCTGTTCACGCCCGCCATCCTCCTGCACTTCAACGATGACCTCACTGAGggatga